In the genome of Desulfofarcimen acetoxidans DSM 771, one region contains:
- a CDS encoding methyl-accepting chemotaxis protein — protein MKWFYNMKVSAKLFVAFILVAIITGIVGMIGIVNIREINEKDTQLYKNMIVPIAELSQITNSFQRMRVSLRDIILAQTPDDIAVNNNKIMDRLAEIDKYSADFEKTMISQEIKDAFSQFKNSTKAYHAELEVIVELAKANKDAEATAYMYGSQAQKASQVEEDAIAKLVNLKEKAARETSYNNSELAVNAEKMMIIFIILSILISLSLGLFISNIISRPVRKLSEAAGKLAIGDINVTVEAVSKDEIGNLALAFGKMVENIREQANNAEKVAQGDLSVEIKAKSDSDVLAKSMKLVVEELRHLVDDTVMLTQAAVQGKLQTRADADKFSGGYKEIVEGVNNILNAVIEPVKEASSVLQEMAKGNLKVSVNGNYRGDHAEIKDALNFTLSTVSGYINEISSVLTNMADGNLAVGISGEYLGDFIEIKNSLNSIVKSFNEILGDMNTASEQVATGSMQVSDSSQALSQGSTEQASAIEELTVSMTEIAAQTKQNAVNASQASELALEVKNNAIKGNERMREMLQAMDEINISSGNISKIIKVIDEIAFQTNILALNAAVEAARAGQHGKGFAVVAEEVRNLAARSANAAKETTSMIEGSISKVESGTKIAKETAQALNSIVEGVTRAANLVGEIANASSEQATGIAQVNQGIEQVSMVVQTNSATAEESAAASEELSGQAEILKEMVSKFRLKKTGSSFNNGGELNENFLRMLEEISESRKSSKAANRAEQEMDYALAQVASAGQTVKPKISLSDREFDKY, from the coding sequence ATGAAATGGTTTTACAACATGAAAGTCAGCGCTAAGCTGTTTGTGGCATTTATTCTTGTAGCGATCATAACCGGAATAGTAGGTATGATTGGTATAGTAAATATAAGAGAGATTAATGAAAAGGATACCCAACTTTATAAGAACATGATTGTGCCAATTGCTGAATTAAGTCAAATTACAAATTCTTTTCAAAGAATGAGAGTAAGCCTCCGTGATATTATTCTTGCCCAAACTCCTGATGATATTGCAGTGAATAATAATAAAATTATGGATAGATTGGCTGAGATTGATAAGTATTCGGCAGACTTTGAGAAAACAATGATATCACAGGAAATAAAGGATGCTTTTAGCCAATTTAAGAACTCAACCAAAGCATATCATGCGGAACTTGAAGTAATAGTAGAACTGGCCAAAGCTAATAAAGATGCCGAGGCTACTGCTTATATGTATGGCAGCCAGGCGCAAAAAGCCTCCCAGGTTGAAGAGGATGCTATTGCAAAACTGGTTAATTTGAAAGAAAAAGCGGCAAGAGAAACTTCATATAATAATTCCGAGCTTGCAGTTAATGCTGAAAAAATGATGATTATATTTATCATATTAAGCATACTGATCTCTTTAAGCCTCGGTTTATTTATTTCAAATATAATCAGCAGGCCTGTGAGAAAGCTTTCTGAAGCTGCCGGCAAACTGGCAATTGGAGATATTAATGTCACTGTTGAAGCTGTATCAAAAGATGAGATTGGTAATTTAGCCCTGGCATTTGGCAAAATGGTTGAGAATATCCGGGAGCAGGCAAACAATGCGGAAAAAGTTGCTCAGGGCGATCTTTCTGTAGAAATAAAGGCAAAATCAGACAGTGATGTGCTGGCCAAGAGTATGAAACTTGTTGTAGAAGAACTGAGACATCTGGTGGATGATACAGTAATGCTTACGCAGGCGGCTGTTCAAGGCAAGCTGCAAACCAGGGCCGATGCGGATAAATTCAGCGGTGGCTATAAGGAAATAGTTGAAGGTGTGAACAATATTCTCAACGCGGTAATAGAGCCGGTGAAGGAGGCTTCCTCAGTACTCCAGGAGATGGCTAAAGGAAATCTGAAGGTCAGTGTGAACGGTAATTACAGGGGAGATCACGCGGAGATTAAGGATGCTCTGAATTTCACTCTTTCCACTGTTTCCGGTTATATCAACGAAATATCTTCTGTTCTTACCAATATGGCCGATGGGAACCTGGCAGTAGGCATCAGCGGTGAATATCTGGGTGACTTTATAGAAATTAAGAATTCATTGAACAGCATTGTCAAGTCTTTTAATGAAATACTGGGAGATATGAATACAGCTTCAGAGCAGGTGGCTACCGGTTCAATGCAGGTATCTGATTCCAGTCAGGCATTATCTCAGGGTTCTACAGAACAGGCCAGTGCCATTGAAGAGCTGACTGTCTCAATGACAGAGATTGCTGCACAGACCAAACAAAATGCGGTTAATGCCAGCCAAGCCAGTGAGCTTGCTCTGGAAGTTAAGAATAATGCAATAAAAGGTAATGAGCGGATGAGGGAAATGCTGCAGGCAATGGATGAAATAAATATATCTTCAGGGAATATTTCCAAAATAATTAAAGTTATTGATGAAATTGCCTTTCAGACCAATATTCTTGCTTTAAACGCCGCGGTGGAAGCTGCCAGGGCCGGCCAGCACGGGAAAGGGTTTGCCGTTGTAGCTGAGGAAGTGAGAAACCTGGCTGCAAGAAGTGCTAATGCGGCCAAGGAAACAACTTCTATGATTGAAGGTTCGATCAGCAAGGTTGAGAGCGGGACAAAGATTGCTAAAGAGACAGCACAAGCCTTAAACAGTATTGTGGAAGGCGTAACCAGGGCGGCTAATCTTGTTGGTGAAATCGCTAATGCCTCCAGTGAACAGGCTACTGGAATTGCTCAGGTAAATCAGGGTATTGAGCAGGTGTCAATGGTGGTGCAAACTAATTCAGCTACTGCCGAAGAGAGTGCGGCTGCCAGTGAGGAATTATCAGGCCAGGCAGAAATTCTTAAAGAAATGGTTTCTAAATTCAGGTTGAAAAAAACCGGTTCATCTTTTAATAATGGGGGTGAGCTTAATGAGAACTTTTTGAGAATGCTGGAAGAAATATCTGAAAGCAGAAAATCTTCTAAAGCAGCCAACAGGGCCGAACAGGAGATGGATTATGCATTAGCTCAGGTTGCCTCCGCCGGACAGACTGTAAAACCCAAAATTTCTCTCAGTGACAGGGAGTTTGACAAATATTAA
- a CDS encoding CheR family methyltransferase codes for MAQEGVNISEKEFSRLACFIKQHFGINLVQEKKLLVVSRLQNFLIRNNFKSFSEYFDYVVADRTGNAVVTLLNKLTTNHTFFMREADHFDFFRNKVLPYLSQKVKDKDLRIWSAGCSTGQESYTLSMIIDEYFGAEKKLWNTKVLATDISTIVLEKAKKGEYSDEEICMIPRHRRFSYFIKNDNQRYCIVNEIKKEVIYRRFNLMDEVFPFKKKFQVIFCRNVMIYFDRKTKQELVNKFYDFTEPGGYLFIGHSESLNQIETGFRYIRPAIYRKA; via the coding sequence ATGGCTCAAGAAGGGGTTAATATATCCGAAAAGGAATTCAGCCGGCTGGCCTGTTTTATTAAACAGCATTTTGGAATAAATCTGGTGCAAGAGAAAAAACTGTTGGTGGTAAGCCGGTTGCAAAACTTTTTGATACGGAACAACTTTAAAAGTTTTTCCGAATACTTTGATTATGTTGTTGCGGACAGAACAGGTAATGCAGTAGTCACTCTGCTCAATAAACTGACTACAAATCATACTTTTTTTATGCGTGAAGCAGATCACTTTGATTTTTTCAGAAACAAGGTTTTGCCTTACCTTTCACAAAAGGTTAAGGACAAGGATTTAAGAATCTGGAGTGCCGGGTGTTCTACCGGTCAGGAATCTTATACTCTTTCCATGATTATAGACGAGTACTTTGGGGCGGAAAAAAAATTATGGAACACAAAAGTTCTGGCCACAGACATATCTACTATTGTTCTGGAAAAGGCGAAAAAAGGTGAATACTCGGATGAGGAAATTTGCATGATACCCAGGCACAGGAGATTTAGCTATTTTATAAAAAATGATAATCAGAGGTATTGTATAGTTAATGAAATAAAGAAAGAAGTCATTTACAGAAGGTTTAATCTTATGGATGAGGTTTTCCCTTTTAAAAAAAAGTTTCAGGTTATTTTCTGTAGAAATGTTATGATCTACTTTGATCGAAAGACCAAGCAGGAGCTGGTGAATAAGTTTTATGATTTTACAGAACCGGGAGGTTATTTGTTCATCGGTCATTCAGAATCACTCAATCAAATAGAAACAGGTTTTAGGTATATTAGGCCTGCCATATATCGTAAGGCATAG
- a CDS encoding protein-glutamate methylesterase/protein-glutamine glutaminase — MIKKKIKVLVVDDSLVFRETLAKSISKDPGIEVVGTASDPFMARDKILELEPDVLTLDVEMPKMSGIEFLKRLMPQYPIPVIMVSSVGENVFDALNAGAVDFVAKPNFGIEKGIDALINELIVKIKIASTARLSHWKNKSTCSGIVGKDNGHAGNSIIAIGASTGGTEAILSILKQFPGNMPGIVIVQHMPPVFTKMYAQRLNNSCLLEVKEAQKGDRVLPGTVLIAPGDYHMRIKKAGDNYSVECLKGEKVNGHCPSVDVLFESVAEKAGSAAIGVILTGMGHDGARGLLSMRKKGALTIGQNEETCVVYGMPKVAYEIGAVQKQSSLLSIPQLIYSMLDNIQKYR; from the coding sequence ATGATAAAGAAAAAAATTAAGGTTCTTGTGGTGGATGATTCCCTTGTGTTCAGGGAGACACTGGCTAAAAGCATTTCGAAAGATCCGGGGATTGAGGTTGTCGGTACGGCTTCGGATCCTTTTATGGCCAGAGATAAGATACTGGAATTGGAACCTGATGTGTTAACTCTTGATGTCGAAATGCCGAAGATGAGCGGGATTGAATTCTTAAAAAGGCTTATGCCTCAGTATCCCATTCCTGTCATAATGGTAAGTTCTGTGGGTGAAAATGTTTTTGATGCGCTCAATGCGGGCGCAGTGGATTTTGTTGCCAAGCCAAATTTCGGAATAGAAAAAGGCATTGATGCTTTGATCAATGAATTAATAGTTAAGATTAAGATAGCTTCCACAGCTCGATTAAGTCATTGGAAGAATAAATCAACCTGCAGCGGCATAGTGGGAAAAGATAACGGCCATGCCGGCAATTCTATCATTGCCATTGGAGCTTCTACAGGCGGCACGGAAGCTATCTTAAGTATATTAAAACAGTTTCCCGGAAATATGCCCGGCATAGTAATTGTGCAGCACATGCCTCCGGTTTTTACAAAAATGTATGCTCAAAGACTTAATAATAGCTGCCTCCTGGAAGTCAAAGAAGCTCAGAAAGGTGACAGGGTGCTTCCCGGAACTGTTTTAATTGCACCCGGGGATTACCATATGAGAATCAAGAAGGCCGGAGATAATTATTCAGTTGAATGTTTAAAAGGTGAAAAGGTTAACGGTCACTGTCCTTCAGTGGATGTGCTTTTTGAATCTGTAGCTGAAAAGGCGGGTTCTGCTGCCATAGGAGTAATTTTAACCGGCATGGGGCATGACGGTGCCAGGGGGTTGCTTTCCATGCGGAAAAAAGGAGCCCTCACGATTGGGCAAAATGAGGAAACATGTGTGGTTTACGGCATGCCCAAGGTAGCTTATGAGATAGGAGCGGTGCAAAAACAGTCGTCACTTTTGTCCATACCACAGCTTATATATTCCATGTTGGATAACATTCAAAAATATAGATAA